One part of the Plasmodium yoelii strain 17X genome assembly, chromosome: 13 genome encodes these proteins:
- a CDS encoding pre-mRNA-splicing factor ISY1, putative has protein sequence MARNVEKGRSMLNQWLKAKELNDKKTFFKIPKNVNDVDDLESAVSYRKSIIKEICSKIKEIQNLSLGDQHVRELNDQINKLISIKNRWEIRIIELGGPDYQSESNALINAHGTELKGNNNYKYFGAAKNLKGVKELLFKENDDRKKLLLKRRKEKRNLDKIVNIHYFGYCDEENEILLNEELKIQKKLEKTDLEIIKKINY, from the exons atggcTAGAAATGTCGAAAAAGGAAGGTCTATGTTAAATCAATGGCTAAAGGCTAAAGAgctaaatgataaaaaaacattttttaaaattccCAAAAATGTTAATGATGTTGATGATTTGGAATCCGCCGTATCata ccGTAAATCGATAATTAAAGAAATATGTAGCAAAATTAAAGAAATCCAAAATTTAAGTTTGGGGGACCAACATGTAAGAGAGTTAAACGAccaaataaacaaattaatttcGATCAAAAATAGATGGGAAATAAGGATTATAGAG ctTGGAGGACCAGATTATCAATCCGAATCGAATGCGCTAATTAATGCACAtg GTACCGAATtaaaaggaaataataattataaatatttcggGGCAGCGAAAAACTTGAAAGGAGTAAAAGAATTACtatttaaagaaaatgatgatcGGAAAAAActtttattaaaaagaaGGAAGGAAAAACGAAATTTAGATAAAATCGTaaatatacattattttGGTTATtgtgatgaagaaaatgaaatattattaaacgaagagttaaaaattcaaaaaaaactAGAAAAAACAGAtttagaaataataaaaaaaataaattattaa
- a CDS encoding protein transport protein YIP1, putative: MNYYNQKITNRTNIRNDNDELNNNVDNKVTNPYINKKLYEHTYQKSDNTVLNAPFENTVNTNFNNFNQTNNNTIVTSPFYNKQPPNNTINNTINNNTINNTNNNTINNNNSFFGNFNKPNESITGNKNDQDEDDEEEPPLLEELGINFDLISKRMKSVFTFYKIDHTLFENSDLSGPLLIILSLGFILLLVGKASFSYIYLIGIVSSLSMYLLLNVMSQNATLDLYCTISMLGYALLPLVILSFISILINLRSKKGYTISFFCISWSALTASKFFEAALRMNSQRYLIAYPIFLLYSCFALIIIF, from the exons atgaattacTATAATCAGAAAATTACAAACAGGACAAATATTAGAAACGATAATGATGAATTAAATAACAATGTTGATAATAAAGTAACTAAcccatatataaataaaaagttatatGAACATACTTATCAAAAATCGGATAATACAGTTCTTAATGCTCCATTTGAGAATACTGTTAATACCAACTTTAACAATTTCAATCAGAccaataataatacaatagtTACCAGtccattttataataaacaacCCCCCAACAATACTATTAATAAtactattaataataatactattaataatactaataataataccattaataataataatagttttttTGGCAATTTTAATAAGCCAAATGAAAGTATAACgggaaataaaaatgatcaaGATGAGGATGATGAAGAAGAGCCTCCATTACTTGAAGAGCTTGGGATAAATTTTGATCTAATCTCAAAACGAATGAAATCAGTTTTTACTTTCTACAA AATTGATCATACCTTATTTGAAAATTCTGATTTATCAGGACCTTTACTTATTATTCTGTCTTTaggatttattttattattg GTAGGGAAGGCTTCATTtagttatatttatttaattggaATTGTTAGCAGTCTGAGTATGTATTTATTGCTAAATGTGATGAGTCAA AATGCAACTTTAGATTTATATTGCACAATAAGCATGCTTGGGTATGCCTTACTCCCGTTAGTcattttgtcatttatttctattcttattaatttaag gTCAAAGAAAGGATATactatttcctttttttgtatatcaTGGTCTGCCTTAACGGCATCAAAATTTTTTGAAGCA gctCTCCGTATGAATAGTCAAAGATATTTAATCGCATACcctatatttttgttatattcatgttttgcattaataataattttttaa